One genomic segment of Ricinus communis isolate WT05 ecotype wild-type chromosome 3, ASM1957865v1, whole genome shotgun sequence includes these proteins:
- the LOC8278607 gene encoding protein TRIGALACTOSYLDIACYLGLYCEROL 1, chloroplastic, whose product MQTASHLHSGFYISNRRSYVKPNGWMEIKGVNSSQLSFSGLAHNHRLLSTEQQTKLFVIPNANDGHPSVTLLDEEPNSNHAPSSEAETFLSKWSPPGYLWRGLSVLVVAGQVIIRILKGKVHWRNTLQQLERVGPKSVGVCLLTSAFVGMAFTIQFVREFTKLGLQRSVGGVLALAFSRELSPVVTSIVVAGRIGSAYAAELGTMQVSEQTDTLRVLGTNPVDYLVTPRVIASCVALPLLTLMCFTVGLASSAILADGVFGVSINIILDSAQRVLKSWDIISAMIKSQVFGAIISIVSCAWGVTTSGGAKGVGESTTSAVVISLVGIFIADFALSYCFFQGVGDSLKNAM is encoded by the exons ATGCAAACAGCTTCTCATCTCCATTCGGGTTTTTACATTTCCAACAG AAGAAGCTATGTCAAGCCAAATGGGTGGATGGAGATTAAAGGCGTAAACTCCAGTCAACTTAGCTTCAGTGGCTTAGCTCACAATCATAGGCTTCTATCAACTGAGCAACAAACCAAATTGTTTGTGATTCCCAATGCAAACGATGGTCACCCATCTGTTACTCTTTTAGATGAAGAACCAAATAGTAACCATGCTCCTAGTTCTGAAGCAGAGACTTTCTTAAGCAAATGGTCACCTCCTGGGTACCTTTGGAGGGGACTGTCAGTTTTGGTTGTTGCAGGACAGGTAATTATCAGGATTTTAAAGGGAAAAGTCCACTGGAGAAATACTCTTCAGCAGCTGGAGAGAGTTGGACCAAAGTCAGTTGGGGTCTGTCTATTGACATCTGCATTTGTAGGCATGGCTTTTACCATTCAATTTGTAAGAGAGTTTACCAAACTAGGATTGCAACGATCTGTTGGTGGTGTATTAGCACTAGCCTTTTCAAGAGAATTGAGTCCTGTAGTCACATCAATTGTCGTTGCTGGGCGGATTGGGAGTGCATATGCAGCAGAATTGGGAACAATGCAGGTTTCCGAGCAAACAGACACATTGAGAGTTCTCGGCACAAACCCTGTTGATTATTTGGTGACTCCTAGAGTGATTGCTTCTTGTGTTGCTCTACCACTTTTGACACTTATGTGCTTCACAGTGGGACTGGCATCCAGTGCCATACTAGCTGATGGTGTCTTTGGAGTTAGCATTAATATCATACTGGATTCAGCTCAAAGAGTACTTAAATCGTGGGATATAATTAGCGCAATGATCAAGTCACAAGTTTTTGGTGCGATCATATCAATTGTAAGTTGTGCATGGGGAGTTACTACTTCTGGAGGCGCCAAAGGTGTTGGGGAATCAACAACTTCGGCTGTGGTTATCTCACTTGTAGGCATCTTTATTGCAGATTTTGCACTATCATATTGCTTTTTCCAGGGTGTTGGAGATTCTCTGAAGAATGCTATGTGA